A genomic window from Tolypothrix sp. PCC 7910 includes:
- the folD gene encoding bifunctional methylenetetrahydrofolate dehydrogenase/methenyltetrahydrofolate cyclohydrolase FolD, translated as METKTAKLLDGKTLAEKIQHNLLERIAELQPKIGRPPGLAVLMVGDNPASAAYVRNKEKACAKVGIASFGKHFPTETTQAELEDAIASLNQDEQVDGILVQLPLPPHLDSIRLLHQIEPDKDADGLHPVNLGRLVRQEAGLRSCTPAGVMRLLEEYKISLPGKQVVVVGRSILVGKPMALMLLDADATVTVAHSMTKDLKAVTENADIIISAVGIPGLITGEMVKPGAVVVDVGINRVTDASGKSRLVGDVHWESTAGVAEFITPVPGGVGPMTVAMLLQNTFASYLRWQGIESNEL; from the coding sequence ATGGAAACAAAAACTGCCAAACTTCTTGATGGTAAAACTTTAGCTGAAAAAATTCAGCACAACCTTTTAGAACGTATTGCAGAGTTACAACCAAAAATTGGTCGTCCCCCTGGGTTAGCAGTGCTGATGGTGGGTGACAATCCCGCATCAGCTGCTTATGTACGCAATAAAGAAAAAGCTTGCGCTAAAGTGGGTATTGCCTCTTTTGGTAAGCATTTTCCTACTGAAACCACTCAAGCAGAATTGGAAGATGCGATCGCATCACTCAATCAAGACGAACAGGTAGATGGCATTCTTGTACAGTTACCCCTACCTCCACATTTAGACTCTATTCGCTTGCTGCATCAAATTGAGCCAGATAAAGATGCTGATGGACTGCACCCAGTTAATTTAGGGCGATTGGTGCGCCAAGAAGCAGGTTTACGCAGTTGTACCCCAGCTGGTGTAATGCGGCTGTTGGAAGAATATAAAATTTCTTTGCCAGGAAAACAAGTAGTAGTAGTGGGACGTAGTATTTTGGTAGGTAAGCCAATGGCGTTAATGCTTCTGGACGCTGATGCCACCGTTACTGTTGCCCATTCCATGACCAAAGACTTAAAAGCTGTCACTGAGAATGCCGATATTATCATCTCCGCTGTAGGCATTCCGGGATTGATTACTGGTGAAATGGTGAAACCGGGCGCTGTTGTGGTAGATGTGGGGATAAATCGTGTCACCGATGCTAGTGGCAAAAGCCGTTTAGTCGGCGATGTCCACTGGGAATCGACAGCTGGCGTGGCGGAGTTTATCACCCCAGTTCCGGGAGGCGTTGGCCCTATGACTGTCGCTATGTTGTTGCAAAATACATTTGCTAGCTATTTAAGGTGGCAAGGAATCGAGAGCAATGAATTATGA
- a CDS encoding divergent PAP2 family protein — translation MQDIGDILDNRVLLVALVACLIAQSMKLVIELVKNRKLNVRVLVTTGGMPSAHSALVTSLATGVGQTLGWASPDFALATIFAIIVMYDAAGVRQAAGKQARILNQMIDELFDDKHDFSQDRLKELLGHTPVQVIAGSALGITISFLAKSFLLANSL, via the coding sequence ATGCAGGACATAGGCGACATCTTAGACAACCGGGTGCTGCTGGTTGCTCTGGTAGCTTGTTTAATTGCTCAATCGATGAAGCTCGTCATCGAACTAGTTAAAAATCGCAAACTTAATGTACGTGTTTTAGTAACCACTGGCGGTATGCCTAGTGCCCATTCGGCTCTAGTTACCTCTTTAGCAACAGGTGTTGGGCAAACTCTGGGTTGGGCATCGCCTGATTTTGCTCTGGCTACAATTTTTGCCATCATTGTTATGTATGATGCTGCTGGAGTTCGCCAAGCCGCCGGGAAACAAGCGCGGATACTCAATCAAATGATTGATGAATTATTTGATGATAAACATGACTTTAGCCAAGACCGCCTGAAAGAATTGCTGGGACATACACCAGTTCAAGTAATAGCTGGGTCGGCTTTGGGAATTACCATATCTTTCTTAGCTAAGTCTTTTTTATTAGCTAATAGTCTATAG
- a CDS encoding ester cyclase, which yields MSATQSNSLPLWVQDRDKVIEGSTGAEWRYQEPPDYSRSKENLAKESTRNHLEGSLEAIVQNLVRSFEMEVSFKTNPQQWLSVVNDKFRVSTNGGQEYTATDLAAQGTYNLFMADSEHYKASAETFESSAQIFHSTFPQGFPWEVLEVYSGPPNVTFKWRHWGHFKGAYKGHAPTGETVEIIGMSVAKVTDDLRIISVEHYFDNTLFLEKLTAGGKLSSIENKGSACPFSSWFKKLKKS from the coding sequence ATGAGCGCAACACAATCTAACAGCCTGCCACTTTGGGTACAGGATCGGGATAAAGTTATTGAAGGAAGTACTGGTGCCGAATGGCGCTATCAAGAACCTCCTGATTATTCTCGCTCTAAAGAGAATTTGGCTAAAGAAAGTACACGTAATCACCTAGAGGGTTCTCTAGAAGCGATCGTACAAAATTTGGTCAGAAGCTTTGAGATGGAAGTATCTTTCAAAACCAACCCACAACAGTGGTTGTCTGTTGTTAATGACAAATTTCGTGTGAGTACTAATGGAGGTCAAGAATATACCGCTACAGATTTAGCAGCCCAAGGTACTTACAATTTATTTATGGCTGATTCAGAGCATTACAAAGCTTCTGCTGAAACCTTTGAATCATCCGCTCAAATCTTCCACTCAACATTTCCGCAAGGCTTTCCTTGGGAAGTTTTGGAAGTTTACTCCGGGCCACCAAACGTGACATTTAAGTGGCGGCACTGGGGACATTTTAAAGGTGCATATAAAGGCCATGCACCAACTGGAGAGACAGTAGAAATTATCGGCATGAGCGTTGCCAAAGTTACCGATGACTTGCGGATAATTTCTGTGGAACACTACTTTGACAATACGCTGTTTTTAGAGAAGCTGACAGCTGGCGGCAAACTCTCCAGTATTGAAAACAAGGGAAGTGCTTGTCCCTTCAGTTCTTGGTTTAAAAAACTCAAGAAGAGTTAA
- the devC gene encoding ABC transporter permease DevC, whose translation MLSKFFRKTPLAWRQLMKEKTRLAIAVSGIAFADMLMFIQLGFEGALFDAAVKPHRNLQADLVLINPQFQTLFSVKSFSRERLYQTLSYEGVQSINSVYISTGQWRNPQTRLDRAILVWGIDPAKPAFLFPEVQKHQNDLKQLYQVMFDQAGRPEYGDVGTIFNKTGSFETELNGKAINVKGVFSNGASFAADGNVIASDSTFLQLFSDRKADQIEVGLITLKPGANPEQVRSQLAAGLPNDVLVLTTEGFAQIEKSYWANGTGIGFIFGLGVGVGFIVGIVIVYQILYSDVSEHLPEYATLKAMGYSDRYLLGVLLQEALFLACLGFLPSFFLSLGLYQLTYAATLLPIFMKVDRAITVFILTIIMCTFSGAIAMRKLRAADPADIF comes from the coding sequence ATGTTATCTAAATTCTTCCGCAAAACACCGCTAGCTTGGCGGCAGTTAATGAAAGAAAAAACCCGTCTAGCAATAGCAGTGTCAGGTATTGCTTTTGCCGATATGCTGATGTTTATTCAGTTAGGTTTTGAAGGGGCGCTGTTTGATGCAGCCGTCAAACCTCATCGGAATTTACAGGCAGATTTAGTTTTAATTAATCCGCAATTTCAAACTTTATTTTCAGTAAAAAGCTTTTCTCGTGAGCGATTGTATCAAACATTAAGTTATGAAGGCGTACAGTCGATAAATTCTGTTTACATTAGCACCGGACAATGGCGAAATCCCCAAACAAGACTTGATCGGGCAATTTTGGTGTGGGGTATTGATCCCGCAAAACCAGCTTTTTTATTCCCGGAAGTTCAGAAACACCAAAATGATTTGAAACAGTTATATCAAGTCATGTTTGATCAAGCTGGTAGGCCGGAATATGGGGATGTTGGCACTATTTTTAACAAAACAGGTAGCTTTGAAACCGAATTAAATGGTAAAGCCATCAATGTCAAAGGTGTATTTAGTAATGGTGCTTCCTTTGCTGCGGATGGGAATGTAATTGCTAGTGACTCTACCTTTTTACAACTTTTCTCTGACCGCAAAGCGGATCAAATTGAGGTAGGCTTAATTACTCTTAAGCCTGGTGCAAATCCTGAACAAGTGCGATCGCAATTAGCAGCTGGTTTACCTAATGATGTCTTAGTTCTGACGACTGAAGGATTTGCCCAAATTGAAAAAAGTTACTGGGCCAATGGTACTGGTATTGGCTTTATTTTCGGCTTGGGTGTAGGAGTCGGGTTTATTGTTGGGATTGTAATTGTCTATCAAATCCTGTATTCCGATGTCTCAGAACACTTACCAGAATACGCCACTCTCAAAGCAATGGGTTATAGCGATCGCTATTTATTAGGAGTGCTGTTACAAGAAGCATTATTTTTAGCTTGCTTAGGTTTTTTACCCTCATTTTTTCTCTCTTTGGGACTTTATCAATTAACCTACGCTGCAACATTATTGCCCATTTTCATGAAAGTAGACCGGGCAATCACCGTCTTTATTTTGACCATCATCATGTGTACTTTTTCAGGTGCGATCGCCATGCGAAAATTACGCGCCGCCGACCCCGCCGATATTTTTTAA
- a CDS encoding pyridoxine 5'-phosphate synthase, which produces MSTLGVNIDHIATIRQARRTVEPDPVAAAVLAELGGADGITVHLREDRRHIQDRDVRLLRQTVRTHLNLEMAATEEMVGIALDIKPDYVTLVPEKREEVTTEGGLDIVGQIAKIGEIVDKLQSASIPVSLFIDAEPSQIAASAKVQAKFIELHTGQYAEATDETSRKRELAVLAKGCEQAIQAGLRVNAGHGLTYWNVYPVANLPGMEELNIGHTIISRAALVGLERAVREMKQAIRGEL; this is translated from the coding sequence GTGTCTACACTCGGCGTAAACATTGACCACATTGCGACTATTCGGCAAGCACGGCGAACGGTGGAACCTGACCCCGTAGCAGCAGCAGTGTTGGCAGAATTGGGGGGTGCAGATGGAATTACCGTGCATCTGCGGGAAGATAGACGGCATATACAAGATAGGGATGTGCGACTCTTACGGCAAACGGTGAGAACGCACTTAAATTTAGAAATGGCAGCTACCGAGGAGATGGTAGGAATAGCCCTCGATATCAAACCAGATTATGTAACTTTAGTACCAGAAAAACGGGAAGAAGTAACCACAGAAGGTGGTTTAGATATTGTTGGGCAAATTGCTAAAATAGGTGAGATAGTTGATAAATTGCAGAGTGCTAGCATTCCAGTAAGTTTATTTATCGATGCCGAACCATCACAAATTGCAGCATCTGCCAAAGTACAAGCAAAGTTTATTGAACTGCATACTGGGCAATATGCTGAGGCTACCGATGAAACAAGTCGCAAGCGAGAGTTAGCCGTGTTAGCGAAAGGGTGCGAACAAGCTATTCAAGCCGGATTGCGAGTTAACGCTGGTCATGGGCTGACCTACTGGAATGTTTATCCTGTGGCGAATCTGCCAGGGATGGAAGAACTCAACATTGGTCACACCATTATTAGTAGAGCAGCTTTAGTAGGTTTAGAAAGAGCTGTGCGTGAAATGAAGCAAGCTATCCGAGGAGAACTGTAA
- a CDS encoding MotA/TolQ/ExbB proton channel family protein, translating into MSFNNLFTAGGVVMWPLLGFSVLAVALIIERVKFWIKINTRQNRVVREVLQLYRLDNVVGALDKLQQNSDLPMSRIFLAALELEEPTPEEFRLALESESQAEIPLFKRFQNIFDTIIGLAPLLGLLGTVLGLITSFASLDIGDVGGTKTSGVTSGISEALVSTASGLVVAIFTLFFANTFRGLYLRQIAWIQEYGGQLELLYRRRYERGEKPYAPTR; encoded by the coding sequence ATGTCATTTAATAACTTATTTACGGCTGGCGGCGTGGTCATGTGGCCGCTACTGGGGTTTTCGGTGTTGGCGGTAGCGCTAATTATTGAACGAGTGAAGTTTTGGATTAAGATAAATACTCGCCAAAATCGCGTAGTGCGAGAGGTATTACAGCTTTATCGGTTAGATAATGTAGTTGGCGCTTTAGATAAGTTGCAGCAAAATTCAGATTTACCGATGTCGCGAATTTTTCTCGCCGCTTTGGAATTAGAAGAACCAACCCCAGAGGAATTTCGTTTAGCATTAGAAAGCGAATCACAAGCCGAAATTCCCTTATTCAAGCGCTTCCAAAACATTTTTGATACTATCATCGGTCTTGCACCGCTATTAGGGCTTCTTGGTACTGTTTTAGGATTAATTACTTCATTTGCTTCCTTAGATATCGGTGATGTTGGTGGTACAAAAACATCAGGCGTAACTAGTGGGATTAGTGAAGCCTTAGTATCTACAGCCTCAGGATTAGTAGTTGCTATCTTCACACTTTTCTTTGCCAATACCTTCCGGGGACTATATTTGCGCCAAATCGCTTGGATTCAAGAGTATGGCGGTCAGTTAGAATTGCTTTACCGCCGTCGCTATGAACGAGGAGAGAAACCCTATGCGCCTACCAGATGA
- a CDS encoding NUDIX hydrolase gives MENQQVQVAIAILYQDNKFLMQLRDNKPNILYPGYWALFGGHIESGETPTIAVKREVLEEIGYDYPNFSGFGCYWDDNVIRHVFHAPLLVGLDQLVLNEGWDMGFLTPADIRQGTCYSKIADEVRPLGPMHQRIMLDFIESNLHCEA, from the coding sequence ATGGAAAATCAGCAGGTACAGGTTGCGATCGCAATTCTCTACCAAGACAACAAGTTTCTTATGCAACTGCGAGATAATAAGCCTAATATTCTTTATCCTGGCTACTGGGCACTTTTTGGTGGACATATCGAGTCTGGAGAAACGCCAACTATTGCTGTTAAGCGCGAAGTTTTAGAAGAAATTGGCTACGATTACCCAAATTTTTCTGGCTTTGGCTGTTATTGGGATGATAATGTTATCCGTCATGTCTTTCATGCACCGCTGTTAGTCGGTTTAGATCAACTCGTGCTAAATGAAGGCTGGGACATGGGCTTTTTAACACCAGCAGATATTCGCCAAGGTACCTGTTACTCAAAAATTGCTGATGAAGTCAGGCCTTTAGGGCCAATGCATCAGCGAATTATGTTGGATTTTATAGAAAGCAATCTACATTGTGAAGCGTAA
- a CDS encoding biopolymer transporter ExbD, which translates to MRLPDEPDLPAQINIVPMIDVIFAILTFFIMSTLFLTRSEGLPVNLPKAGSAQQQKSSEPINVTVDATGKISVNRKQIDLNVLSAQVRTLMGDKQEALVVINADERVSHGQVVAVMDNLRQVQGAKLAIATQKP; encoded by the coding sequence ATGCGCCTACCAGATGAACCCGATTTACCAGCCCAAATTAATATCGTGCCGATGATCGATGTCATCTTCGCGATTTTGACATTTTTTATCATGTCAACCCTGTTTTTAACTCGGTCTGAAGGGTTACCAGTTAATTTACCCAAAGCTGGTTCTGCACAACAACAAAAATCCAGTGAACCGATTAATGTCACAGTAGACGCAACGGGAAAAATTAGCGTCAATCGCAAACAAATTGACCTGAATGTGTTATCAGCACAAGTACGTACATTGATGGGTGATAAGCAAGAAGCATTGGTAGTAATTAACGCCGATGAACGAGTTAGTCACGGTCAGGTAGTGGCTGTCATGGATAATTTACGTCAGGTACAAGGTGCTAAATTAGCGATCGCCACCCAAAAACCATAA
- a CDS encoding DevA family ABC transporter ATP-binding protein, with the protein MLSETTSTTLALKPVINISNLNHYFGEGSLKKQVLFDINLEIQAGEIVIMTGPSGSGKTTLLTLMGGLRSAQSGSLTILGEEICGASKKQLTKLRRQIGYIFQAHNLMSFLTAKENVRMSLELHDEFLHEDIDKKAIAMLESVGLGHRVDYYAESLSGGQKQRVAIARALVSHPKIVLADEPTAALDKKSGRDVVELMQKLAKEQGCTILLVTHDNRILDIADRIIYMEDGQLKNNS; encoded by the coding sequence ATGCTTTCCGAAACTACATCCACTACTTTAGCTTTAAAACCAGTAATTAATATTAGTAACCTCAATCATTACTTTGGTGAAGGTTCGCTGAAAAAACAAGTTTTATTTGATATTAATTTAGAAATTCAAGCTGGTGAAATTGTGATTATGACTGGCCCCTCTGGTTCAGGTAAAACTACTTTGTTGACTCTGATGGGTGGACTGCGATCCGCACAATCAGGTAGTTTAACAATCTTAGGAGAAGAAATTTGTGGTGCTAGTAAAAAGCAGTTAACTAAGCTACGCCGCCAGATTGGGTATATTTTTCAAGCCCATAATCTCATGTCATTTTTGACAGCTAAAGAAAACGTGCGGATGTCTCTAGAGTTACATGATGAGTTTCTGCATGAGGACATCGACAAGAAAGCGATCGCCATGCTGGAAAGTGTAGGATTAGGACACCGTGTAGATTATTACGCAGAAAGTCTTTCTGGGGGACAAAAACAACGGGTTGCGATCGCCCGTGCATTAGTCAGCCATCCTAAAATTGTGCTAGCAGATGAACCCACAGCCGCACTCGATAAAAAGTCAGGACGTGATGTAGTAGAGTTAATGCAAAAATTAGCGAAAGAACAAGGCTGTACAATTTTGCTGGTTACCCATGATAACCGCATCCTTGATATTGCCGATCGCATTATTTATATGGAAGATGGGCAATTAAAAAATAATTCGTAA
- a CDS encoding glycosyltransferase: MTNDKYLIKPKFNSFSNEKSRILLLSMRELANLVAFCTLYEFEDVLYDTDAVDMVEPLSPNDGILRKIYKLAKYLTNSKQLADFLVPGNNPFLLEQEYELFFPIFNSPFELFALHSFKNWQQKCKKSVCYIVECWESYLKPSNNYFFEFLKDFDHIFIGTKNCTEAIAKITGRPCTYLPPGIDTLKFSPYPSLPNRNIDVCYLGRRSSVTHKALLEFARQQPIFYYYDTIKASGIKNAAKQQTFAVNNPQEHRSLLANLIKRSRYFFANRSRVNELDTAKINQEFGSRFFEGAAAGAVMIGEPPTIEEFYKYFDWPDAIIKVPFDSPDIGEIITDLDTQRDRLARIRKENVVNSLLRHDWVYRLRTIFEAIDVQPSEIMLSREAELKNLANQIQQMSDTLLIR; encoded by the coding sequence ATGACAAACGATAAATATTTAATAAAACCTAAATTTAATTCTTTTTCTAATGAAAAATCGCGCATTTTGCTATTATCAATGCGTGAACTGGCTAACTTAGTCGCTTTTTGTACGCTATACGAGTTTGAAGATGTACTTTACGATACCGATGCTGTTGATATGGTTGAACCATTGAGTCCTAACGACGGTATCTTAAGGAAAATTTACAAGCTAGCCAAGTATTTAACTAACTCTAAACAATTGGCTGACTTCCTTGTACCAGGTAATAATCCATTCTTACTTGAGCAAGAGTACGAACTGTTCTTTCCCATATTTAATTCCCCCTTTGAACTGTTCGCACTGCATTCGTTCAAAAATTGGCAGCAAAAATGTAAAAAGTCTGTTTGTTACATAGTTGAATGCTGGGAATCGTATCTTAAGCCATCTAATAATTACTTCTTCGAGTTTTTAAAGGATTTCGACCATATTTTTATTGGTACAAAAAATTGTACAGAAGCGATCGCAAAAATTACAGGTCGGCCTTGTACCTATTTACCACCTGGGATTGATACATTAAAATTCAGTCCCTATCCCTCCTTACCTAACCGTAATATTGATGTTTGCTATCTAGGTCGTCGTTCATCGGTAACCCATAAAGCCCTATTAGAATTTGCACGACAGCAACCAATCTTTTATTACTACGATACAATCAAAGCCTCGGGAATCAAAAATGCAGCTAAACAACAAACATTTGCGGTTAACAATCCTCAAGAACACCGCAGTTTATTAGCTAATTTAATTAAGAGAAGCCGTTATTTCTTTGCTAATCGCTCACGTGTTAACGAACTAGATACAGCCAAAATTAATCAAGAGTTTGGTTCTCGTTTCTTTGAGGGTGCAGCGGCTGGTGCAGTGATGATTGGCGAACCGCCAACAATAGAGGAATTTTACAAATATTTTGATTGGCCTGATGCAATTATCAAAGTTCCCTTTGATTCTCCTGACATCGGTGAAATTATAACTGACTTAGATACTCAGCGCGATCGCTTAGCCAGAATTAGAAAAGAAAATGTTGTCAACTCCCTACTGCGACATGATTGGGTATATCGCTTGCGAACAATTTTTGAGGCAATAGATGTTCAGCCTAGCGAAATTATGTTATCCAGAGAAGCCGAGTTGAAAAATCTAGCTAATCAGATTCAGCAAATGTCTGATACGTTATTGATTCGTTAG
- the crtE gene encoding geranylgeranyl diphosphate synthase CrtE — protein MVATDKFKKMPETATFNLSAYLKERQQLCETALDQAIPVAYPEKIYESMRYSLLAGGKRVRPILCLATCEMMGGTIEMAMPTACAVEMIHTMSLIHDDLPAMDNDDYRRGKLTNHKVYGEDIAILAGDGLLAYAFEFVAIATPLNVPRDRVLQVVARLGRALGAAGLVGGQVVDLESEGKTDTSLETLNYIHNHKTAALLEACVVCGGILAGASAEDVQRLTRYAQNIGLAFQIVDDILDITATQEQLGKTAGKDLKAQKVTYPSLWGIEESRVKAQQLIEAACAELDVFGEQAQPLKAIAHFIISRNH, from the coding sequence ATGGTAGCAACTGATAAGTTTAAAAAGATGCCAGAGACAGCCACGTTTAACCTATCAGCGTATCTCAAAGAGCGACAACAGCTTTGCGAAACAGCTTTGGATCAGGCGATCCCCGTTGCCTATCCAGAGAAAATTTACGAGTCGATGCGCTATTCTCTGTTAGCTGGTGGCAAACGTGTACGTCCAATCCTGTGCCTTGCTACCTGTGAAATGATGGGCGGCACAATTGAAATGGCAATGCCAACGGCTTGTGCGGTGGAAATGATCCACACAATGTCACTAATTCATGATGATTTGCCAGCGATGGATAATGACGATTACCGTCGCGGTAAGCTGACAAATCATAAGGTTTATGGCGAAGATATCGCGATTTTAGCTGGCGATGGTTTGTTGGCTTATGCTTTTGAGTTTGTTGCTATCGCCACCCCTTTAAATGTCCCGAGAGATAGAGTATTGCAGGTAGTAGCACGTCTGGGTAGGGCATTAGGGGCTGCTGGCTTGGTTGGGGGCCAAGTAGTAGATCTAGAATCGGAAGGTAAAACAGATACTTCCCTAGAAACACTGAATTACATCCATAACCACAAAACAGCTGCCCTTTTAGAAGCTTGTGTTGTTTGTGGTGGGATTTTAGCGGGAGCATCTGCTGAGGATGTACAACGGCTAACTCGATATGCTCAGAATATTGGTCTAGCATTCCAAATTGTGGATGATATTTTAGATATCACCGCTACTCAAGAACAATTAGGCAAAACTGCTGGCAAGGATTTGAAAGCTCAAAAAGTCACATATCCCAGCCTGTGGGGAATTGAAGAATCTCGCGTCAAAGCCCAACAGCTCATTGAAGCAGCATGTGCGGAATTAGACGTATTTGGAGAACAAGCACAACCTTTAAAAGCGATCGCTCATTTTATTATCAGCCGCAATCACTAA
- a CDS encoding MgPME-cyclase complex family protein encodes MATYYYVLASQKFLIHEEPLDEVLKERTRHYHEQEKEIDFWLVKQPAFLEAPEMAEIKAKCPQPAAAIISTDKQFITWLKLRLEYVIVGEFQAPSATISDPLASLATVS; translated from the coding sequence ATGGCAACTTACTATTACGTTTTGGCAAGTCAAAAATTTTTAATACACGAAGAACCCTTAGATGAGGTACTTAAAGAACGTACCCGTCACTACCACGAACAAGAAAAAGAAATTGATTTTTGGTTAGTGAAGCAACCTGCTTTTTTAGAAGCACCAGAAATGGCTGAAATTAAAGCCAAGTGTCCTCAACCTGCTGCTGCAATTATTTCTACCGACAAACAATTTATTACTTGGTTGAAACTGCGATTGGAATATGTAATTGTAGGCGAGTTCCAAGCACCTTCAGCAACAATCTCCGATCCTTTAGCATCACTGGCTACCGTATCATAA
- a CDS encoding AI-2E family transporter, translated as MQSLNRLPRWLNIGLAFPIIILNGWLLLQVVQYFQPLVSIFVAAVLLAFVLNYPIQFLQERGVKRNLAIGVVLLLAVVILVALGIILVPLIIQQLNELANILPYWVDSAGEQIQAFQNWAATQQLPVNLSGIATQILDRFSNQLQSFTGRVVSVAFDTIGVVVNVLLTVVLTVYMVLNGKRLWDGVFQWFPPHIGPKVREFLREDFHNYFIGQATLGAVLSVAMTLAFFSLQVPLALLFGIGIGFFSLFPFGTGIGITIVSFLVALQNIWLGVEVLGIAVAIDQVNANFIAPRILGNLTGLNPVWVVISLLLGAKLGGVLGLLIAIPIASFIKDVADGWRDGVFSQIIVSNDNIKHHSPVEVGE; from the coding sequence ATGCAATCACTAAATAGACTACCGCGATGGTTAAATATAGGATTGGCATTTCCTATTATTATTCTTAATGGTTGGTTATTACTTCAGGTTGTGCAATATTTTCAACCTTTAGTAAGTATTTTTGTTGCCGCTGTCTTATTAGCTTTTGTGTTGAATTATCCCATCCAATTTCTGCAAGAACGTGGGGTAAAACGTAACTTAGCTATTGGCGTAGTTTTACTTTTAGCTGTGGTGATTTTAGTCGCTTTAGGTATTATCTTAGTGCCGCTAATTATACAACAACTAAATGAATTAGCGAATATTCTTCCCTATTGGGTTGATTCTGCTGGTGAACAAATCCAAGCTTTTCAAAATTGGGCGGCGACGCAACAGCTTCCCGTAAATTTATCTGGTATAGCGACGCAAATATTAGATAGATTTTCTAATCAACTGCAATCTTTTACTGGCAGAGTTGTCAGCGTTGCTTTTGATACTATTGGGGTTGTTGTTAATGTGCTGTTGACAGTAGTATTGACTGTTTACATGGTTTTAAATGGCAAACGTTTGTGGGATGGAGTTTTTCAGTGGTTTCCACCTCATATCGGCCCAAAAGTCCGGGAATTTTTAAGAGAAGATTTTCATAATTATTTTATTGGTCAGGCGACATTAGGTGCTGTCTTAAGTGTGGCGATGACTTTAGCATTTTTCTCGTTACAAGTCCCCTTAGCGCTACTTTTTGGGATTGGGATTGGCTTTTTCTCCCTCTTCCCTTTTGGTACAGGTATAGGTATCACTATAGTTAGTTTTTTAGTAGCTTTGCAAAATATTTGGTTAGGGGTAGAGGTTTTAGGAATAGCGGTAGCAATTGACCAAGTAAATGCTAATTTTATTGCCCCTCGGATTCTTGGTAATTTAACTGGCTTAAATCCTGTATGGGTAGTAATTTCTTTGCTATTAGGAGCTAAGTTAGGTGGAGTATTAGGTTTATTAATTGCGATACCCATCGCTAGTTTTATTAAAGATGTAGCAGATGGCTGGCGTGATGGTGTATTTAGTCAAATAATTGTATCAAATGACAATATTAAACATCATTCACCAGTTGAGGTAGGGGAATAA